Proteins encoded by one window of Rouxiella chamberiensis:
- the pstA gene encoding phosphate ABC transporter permease PstA produces MATLEMQSNDALLQSRRKRQAWRRQKNRIALLLSMATMVFGLFWLIWILFTTVTKGIDGMSLALFTENTPPPNTAGGGLANAIAGSGLMILWATVIGTPLGIMAGVYLAEYGRKSWLAEVIRFINDILLSAPSIVVGLFVYTIVVAKMGHFSGMAGILALALLQVPIVIRTTENMLKLVPDSLREAAYALGTPKWKMISAITLKASVSGIITGVLLAIARIAGETAPLLFTSLSNQFWSTDLMQPIANLPVTIFKFAMSPFAEWQQMAWAGVLLITVCVLLLNIIARVIFAKKKQ; encoded by the coding sequence ATGGCAACGCTCGAAATGCAAAGCAACGACGCGCTGTTGCAGTCGCGCCGCAAACGTCAGGCGTGGCGTCGTCAGAAAAACCGTATTGCGCTGCTGCTGTCGATGGCGACGATGGTTTTCGGCCTGTTCTGGCTGATATGGATCCTGTTTACCACCGTGACCAAAGGCATCGACGGCATGTCGCTTGCCCTGTTCACCGAAAATACGCCGCCACCGAATACGGCGGGCGGCGGGTTGGCCAACGCCATCGCGGGCAGCGGGTTGATGATCCTCTGGGCCACCGTTATCGGCACACCGCTCGGGATTATGGCGGGCGTGTATCTCGCGGAATATGGCCGTAAATCCTGGCTGGCGGAAGTGATTCGTTTCATCAACGACATTCTGCTGTCGGCACCGTCCATCGTGGTCGGGCTGTTCGTCTATACCATTGTGGTTGCGAAAATGGGCCATTTCTCCGGCATGGCGGGCATTCTGGCGCTGGCGCTCCTGCAGGTACCCATCGTTATCCGCACGACCGAGAACATGCTCAAACTGGTGCCGGACAGCCTGCGTGAAGCGGCTTATGCACTCGGTACGCCGAAATGGAAGATGATTTCGGCCATTACGCTGAAAGCCTCCGTGTCCGGAATTATCACGGGTGTGCTGCTGGCTATCGCGCGTATTGCCGGTGAAACCGCGCCGCTGCTCTTCACGTCGCTCTCCAACCAGTTCTGGAGCACCGACCTGATGCAGCCTATCGCCAACCTCCCGGTCACCATATTTAAATTTGCCATGAGCCCGTTTGCGGAATGGCAGCAGATGGCCTGGGCGGGCGTCTTGCTGATTACCGTGTGCGTACTGCTGCTGAACATCATTGCTCGCGTGATTTTCGCCAAGAAAAAGCAGTGA
- the pstB gene encoding phosphate ABC transporter ATP-binding protein PstB, whose protein sequence is MTDASNSKIQVRDLNFYYGKFHALKNISLDIAKNEVTAFIGPSGCGKSTLLRTFNKMYQLYPDQRAEGEILLDGDNILVDKQDIALLRAKVGMVFQKPTPFPMSIYDNIAFGVRLFEKLSRTDMDERVQWALTKAALWNESKDKLHQSGYSLSGGQQQRLCIARGIAIRPDVLLLDEPCSALDPISTGRIEELITELKSDYTVVIVTHNMQQAARCSDRTAFMYLGELIEYTDTDTLFTSPAQKQTEDYITGRYG, encoded by the coding sequence ATGACCGATGCATCCAACAGCAAAATCCAGGTCCGCGATCTGAATTTCTATTACGGTAAGTTCCATGCGCTGAAGAACATCTCACTGGATATTGCCAAAAATGAAGTGACGGCGTTTATCGGTCCTTCGGGCTGCGGTAAATCGACGCTGCTGCGCACCTTCAACAAGATGTATCAGCTGTATCCCGATCAGCGCGCCGAAGGTGAAATCCTGCTCGATGGCGACAATATTCTGGTCGACAAGCAGGATATCGCGCTGCTGCGCGCCAAGGTCGGCATGGTGTTCCAGAAACCGACGCCGTTCCCGATGTCGATTTACGACAACATCGCCTTTGGCGTGCGCCTGTTTGAGAAGCTGTCGCGTACCGATATGGACGAGCGCGTACAGTGGGCGCTGACCAAAGCCGCGCTGTGGAATGAGTCGAAAGACAAGCTGCATCAGAGCGGTTACAGCCTCTCTGGCGGCCAGCAGCAGCGTCTGTGCATCGCGCGGGGCATTGCCATTCGTCCCGACGTGCTGCTGCTTGATGAACCCTGCTCGGCGCTTGACCCGATTTCCACCGGCCGTATCGAAGAACTGATTACCGAGCTGAAATCCGACTATACCGTCGTGATTGTGACCCACAACATGCAGCAGGCGGCACGTTGCTCGGATCGCACGGCGTTTATGTATCTCGGCGAACTTATCGAATACACCGATACAGACACATTGTTCACCTCACCTGCCCAAAAGCAGACCGAGGACTACATTACCGGCCGATACGGTTGA
- the phoU gene encoding phosphate signaling complex protein PhoU: MDNLNLNKHISAQFNAELEHIRTQVLAMGGLVEQQLTDAITAMHNQDAELAERVIKGDDKVNMMEVAIDEACVRIIAKRQPTASDLRMVMAIIKTISELERIGDVADKICRTALEKFSHLHQPLLVSLESLGRHTVQMLHDVLDAFARMDLDEAIRVYREDKKVDQEYEGIVRQLMTYMMEDPRMIPSILTALFCARSIERIGDRCQNICEIIFYFVKGQDFRHVGGDALDKLLVGDKDGDANKPA, from the coding sequence ATGGACAATTTAAATCTTAATAAACATATTTCTGCGCAGTTCAACGCCGAACTCGAGCACATCCGCACACAGGTGCTGGCGATGGGCGGGCTGGTCGAACAGCAGCTGACCGACGCTATCACGGCCATGCACAATCAGGACGCCGAGCTTGCCGAACGTGTCATCAAGGGCGACGACAAGGTCAACATGATGGAAGTGGCTATCGACGAAGCCTGCGTGCGTATCATCGCCAAGCGTCAGCCGACCGCAAGCGATCTGCGCATGGTAATGGCAATTATCAAGACCATTTCCGAGCTGGAGCGTATTGGCGACGTTGCAGACAAAATCTGCCGCACGGCGCTCGAGAAGTTCTCGCACCTGCATCAGCCGTTGCTGGTGAGCCTGGAGTCGCTTGGCCGTCACACGGTGCAGATGCTGCACGACGTGCTCGACGCCTTTGCGCGAATGGATCTCGACGAAGCTATCCGCGTATATCGCGAAGACAAGAAGGTTGACCAGGAATATGAAGGCATCGTGCGTCAATTGATGACCTATATGATGGAAGACCCGCGCATGATCCCGAGCATTTTGACCGCGCTGTTTTGCGCGCGCTCTATCGAGCGTATCGGCGATCGCTGCCAGAATATCTGCGAAATCATCTTCTATTTCGTCAAGGGGCAGGATTTCCGCCATGTCGGGGGCGATGCGCTGGACAAACTGCTGGTGGGCGATAAAGACGGCGAC